Below is a window of Nocardia asteroides DNA.
GATCACCGGTTCGCGCAACGGGATTCCGCCGAGCAGCAGGACCTCGAGATCGCCGGTGCTGCTGTGCTGGCTGGTGTCGGCGGTCAGGGTGATCGCGTCGCCCTTGCCGAACACCACCAGCTGTCCGGCGCTGATCGGCCTGCGGTCGACGCCGACGGTGCCGGTACCAGAGAGCACGTAGGCCATGGCGGTGTAGTCCTTGGGCCACGGCGTCTCGAGCTGCGCGCCGGGGACGAGCGAGGCGTGCGCGTAGGCGATGGGGGTGTAGGTGGAGCCCGGACCGGCGAAGCCGCCCAGCTCACCGGCGATGACGCGGACCAGCGCGCCGCCGTCGTGCGAGCTGACCAGGGTGAGTTCGCCCGCGCGCAGGTCCTGGTAGCGCGGGGTGGCGAACTTGTTCGCCCGTGGCAGGTTGACCCACAGCTGGATGCCGTGGAAGGTGCCGCCGGAGATGACCAGCTTCTCCTCGGGCAGTTCGTCGTGCAGCATGCCGGAGCCCGCGGTCATCCACTGGGTGTCGCCCTCGCTGATGACGCCGCCGCCACCCTGGGAGTCGTGGTGGACCATGGTCCCGTCGAGCATGTAGGTGACGGTCTCGAAACCGCGGTGCGGATGCCAGGGCGCGCCCTTGGCCTCGTAGGGCTCGTAGGCCACCGGGCCCATCTGGTCGAGCAGGATGAACGGGTCTGCCGCGCGCAGGTCGACGCTGGGGAACGGGCGGGTGACCTCGAAGCCCGCGCCTTCGCGCTGCCGCGTGGCGGTGACGATCTGGCGGACGGGTCGCTGGGTCTCGGTGACATCGGGACGGGGCAGCCGGGGCAGCACCATGATGTCGTCGACGGTGATTGCGGGCATGGGATGCGCCTCCTGGACGGATCTGCGGTCTCTTTGTTTCCATGTCAACCAAATGGGTTCTAGGATCATTCCCGTGACTCGATGGTTGTCCGACGAAGAGCAGCAGACCTGGCAGGCCTACATCCGCATGCGGCAGCGGCTCGACGCCGCGATCAACGCGGGCCTGGCCGAACACGGGCTGTCGATGGCCGACTACGAGCTGATGGTGCCGCTGTCGGCCACGCCGAACGGCTGCATGCGGGCCAAGGAACTGGCTGGCGAGGTGTGCTGGGACAAGTCGCGGCTGTCCAAGCAGCTGGCCCGGATGGCCGCCCGCGGACTCGTCGACCGGCGGCCCGCCGAGGACGACGCCCGCGGGATCGTGGTCTCGCTGACCGAGGCGGGCCGGGCGCTGCTCGGGCGCGCCGCGCCCGAACACGTGGAACTGGTGCGGGAGGTGTTCGTCGACCGGCTGACCCAGCGTGAGAGCACCGCGATCCGGTCGCTGTCGGAGAAGGTGATCGCGGCCAGCGACAACCGAACGGCATTGCCGGGTTAACGAATTCGCGCGCGTCGTCGATGCATCGGTCGAGGGTCGGGCTCGTCGAATCGAGGGGTGGCTATGACTGTCGTTCGCGCACGGGTGGCCGGTGCGGTGGGTGCGGCGCTGATCGTCGTGCTCGCCGGGTGTTCGTCCGCGTCGGAGGACACCGCGACGCCGACCACCACGTCCCCGGCCACCGCCCAACCGGAGACGCCGTCCGCCACGACCGATCCGGGCACCACCGTGCCGTCCCCGTCCGCCACCACCTCGACGGCCGCTCCCGCGACATCGACTGGTGCGCCGTCCGGCCCGGCGACCACCGTCGTCTCGGTGGTCGCGGTGGACGCCGCCGGTCAGCCCGCCGACGGATTCACCGTCACCAGCCCCGACCCGTTCGGCGCCCTGGACTGCCGATACGCCCAGGCCGGCCGCTCGGGCAATACCGCGGGCATCTACTCCGGCTGCGGCGCCTCCGCCGACTCTGCCGACGTCTGCTGGGCGCCACCCGGCAACACCACCCTGCTGTGCGCGAACGATCCCTGGCAGCGGACCCTGCGCCGCTACACCGTGACACCGCAGCTCACCCCGGTCGGGCGCACCGAATCGCCCGAGCCGTGGGCACTGGAACTGGCCGACGGCAGGCACTGCCGCATCCGCGTCGGCGGCGCGTGGGGTGGCCGCTCCGACGGCCTGGTCGGCGCGTACTCCTGCGACGGCGGACACGATGTGGTGCTCCAACCCGCCGAGGCGCGCACCGCGATCGATACCTCGTCGAGCACCTGGACGGTGCGGGTCGGCCCGCTGGGCTCGGGCAACCCCGACTTCCCACCCCCGCTGGTGGTCGCCGTCCGCACGGCGTATTTCGCGGCGGCCGCGAGCTGATCGGAACCTCGCCGCGGCCGTCACGGTCCGCGGGCCCGACCGTTCGGCGCGCGGTCTACCCGCTCAGGTCAGCGCACGGCCCGTGGTCGCGGTGATGTGGTCGGGGACTTCACCCGTGTAGTCGCCGGTGGTCAGGGTGCCCGCGGGCTCGAACAGCAGCAGGGTCGCCCCGTCCGCCGAGGACGGACGGTGCTCGACGCCGCGCGGCACCACGTAGGTGTCGTTGCGGCGCAAGGTGACCCGGCGATCGGGCGCACGCAGGTCGATGTCGAGCACGCCGTCGAGGACCAGGAAGAATTCGTCGGTGTCGTGGTGGGCGTGCCACAGGTGCGCACCGCGCACCTGTGGCCAGGCGCACATCCCAGTCGTTCACGCGGGCCAGGATGCGCGGGCTCCACAGCTCGTCGAAGGAGGCGAGGGCGGCGTCGATATTGCTCGGTCGATCGGTCATGACCTCATCGTCACGGTTGCGCCGGGCATCCCGACAGTGCGATGAATGGCATATGCCGAAAGATTTCTCGCACCCGGGCCTGCACCGGATCGCGGCGCTGGTCGACGTGGGCTCCAACCCGTTCGAACTGGCCTGCATGACCGAGGTGTTCGGCATCGATCGGCCCGAGATCGGCGGGCTGCTCTACGATTTCCGGCTCTGCGCCCATCAGCGCGCGGTGCCGATGCGTCAGGACTTCTTCACCATGACCGGGCTGGCCGGCCTGTCGTTGCTGGACACCGCCGACACGGTGATCGTGCCCAACCGGCCCGACACCGCGACACTGCGTGATCCGGCGGTCCTCGCCGCCATCGCCAGGGCGCACGCGCGCGGAGCCCGGCTGGTGGGCATGTGCAGTGGAGCGTTCACCCTCGCCGAAGCCGGGGTGCTGACCGGGCGGACCGTCGCCCTGCACTGGCAGTGGGCCCCGGAGTTCCGGCGGCGATTTCCCGAGACCACCGTCGACGACGGCGTGCTGTTCATCGACGACGGCGACATCCTCACCTCGGCGGGCAGTGCGGCCGCCCTCGATCTGGCGCTCCATCTGGTCGGCCGCGACCACGGTTCCCGCGTCGCCGCCGCCGTCGCGCGCAGGCTCGTCTTCGCCGCGCATCGCCGGGGCGGGCAGCGCCAGTTCATCGAACGGCCGGTGCCGCGGGACCCCGGGCCGTCCCTGGCGGCGACCGTCGAGTGGGCCGAACAGCGGGCGACCCAGCCGATCACCGTCGCCGACCTCGCCGCGCACGCCTGCGTCAGCGTGGCCACCCTGCACCGCCGCTTCCGCGCCGAACTCGGTTGTACCCCGCTGGCCTGGCTCACCGCCCGCCGCCTCGATCACGCCCGTGGACTGCTCGAATCCGGAGAGCTGCCGATCGAGCAGGTCGCCACCGCGAGCGGCCTCGGCACCGCGGTGAATCTGCGCACCCACCTCGCCGCCGCGACGGGCCTCACCCCGACGGCGTACCGCCGCCAGTTCCGCACCCGCCCCGCGTAGGTGAGGTCAGGCGACGGTCGACTCCGTGGGGTTCTCCAGGAGTTCGGCCTGGCCCGCGACGACACCGGTAAGGATGGCGCGAGCCACGGTCAGCAGTTCCTTCACCCGCGGTGAGGTGAGTTCGTAGGTCACCGACAGGCCCTCGCGACGCGCGGTCACCAGTCCGGCCCGGCGCAGGATCGCCAGTTGCTGAGAGAGATTGGCCGCCTCGACGCCGACTTCGGGCAGCATCTCCGAGACCGCGTGTTCGCGCTCGCTGAGCAGCTCCAGCACCCGGATGCGGACGGGGTGTCCGAGGGTTTTGAAGAAGTCGGCCTTCATCTGATACAGCGGCCTGCTCAGTCCTGGCACCGTGGCGAACCCCGTCCCTGAAGTGGCGGTATGGTGTTTTCTAACTTTAGCAAACAAGCTAACAGGAGAGATATGCCGCTCGTTTCGCTCGACGGGATCCAGCTCAACTACGACGTCACCGGGTCGGGCCCGGTGGTCCTGCTGGTGATGGGCAGTGGCAGTCCGGGGCGGGTCTGGCGAACCTATCAGGTGCCCGCACTGGTGCAGGCGGGTTTTCGCGTCGTCACGGTGGACAACCGGGGGATCGCGCCGTCGGCCGAGTCGGCCGCGGGGATCACCATGGCCGATCTGGTCGGCGACACCGCCGCGCTGATCGAGCACCTGGGCGCGCCCGCGCACGTGGTCGGGACCTCGATGGGGTCGCGGGTGGTGGCCGAGCTCGCGCTGGCCCGGCCCGAACTGCTGGGCAAGGCGGTCATGTTCGCCGCCACCGCCCGCCCGCATCCGGTGACGAGCACCCTCAACCGCGGCGAGCAGGCGCTGTTCGACAAGGGCATCCAGCTGCCCGCCGAGTACGCGGCCGCGGTGAAGGCGATGCTCAACCTGTCGCCGCACACCCTGGCCGACCCGGCCAAGGCGCAGGAATGGCTCGACATCTTCGAATTCACCTCGGGCAAGGGCACTCCCGGCACCCGCGCGCAGCTCGGCATGGACCGGTCGCAGGACCGTCGCGAGGCCTATCGCCGGATCACCGTGCCCAGCCTGGTCGTCGGTTTCGCCGACGACCAGATGGTGCCGCCGCGCTTCTGCCGCGAGGTCGCCGAGGCCATCCCGAACGCCCGCTACGCCGAGATCGAGCGCTGCGGCCACTACGGCTACCTCGAACAGCCCGACGAGATCAACCGGCTGCTGGTCGAATTCCTCGCCGGCTGATCACGTGACGGTTCGCCGCGGCGGCTCGGGCTGGATCAGCTTGTCGGCCGCGGCGGCGGCGATGGCGCGCGCGGTGGCGGACAGGGCGGGGGAGTCGAGCTTCCACTGCTGCCAGTAGAGCGGGACGTCGATCCGGGACCGGCCGTCGACGTTCACGAGAGTGCCTGCGGCGCGGTCGTTTTCGGTCTGCAGGTCGGGCAACATGCCCCAGCCCATGCCGAGCCGCACCGCATCGCCGAAGGCGTTGGACGAGGGCACGAAGTGGGTCGGCGGGTCGATGGGGTCGGGGGACCGGCCGCGCACGTGGCGGAACTGCAGGTCGTCCTTGCGGTCGAACTGGATCATCGGGGCCCGCGCGTAGGAGCCGGGCCGCGCGTCGTCGGGAAACCAGTGCTCCGCGAAGTCCGGGCGGGCCAGCGGCTGGTACCGCATGGCGCCCAGCGGTTCGACCTTGCAGCCCTGCACCGGCGTCGCGGTCGCGGTGATCGCCGCCATCACCGTGCCGTCGCGCAGCAGCCGGGTGGTGTGTTCCTCGTCCTCGCGGTGCAACTCGAAGCAGATCGTGCCGGAGACGCGGGCCAGCGCGGGCAGCACCCAGGTTTCCAGCGAATCGGCGTTGACCGCGATCGGGATCCGGGCGGGCCGACCGGCGGGCCGGTCCGCGTCGCCGAGTTCGCGCGCGGTGTCCCCGGCGAGCAGTTCCACCTGGCGAGCCAGCCGCAATACGGCGAGCCCGGATTCGGTGGCGCGCACCGGTTTCGAGCGCTGCACCAGGATGCGCCCGGCCGCCTCCTCCAGCGCCTTGATCCGCTGGCTGATGGCCGACGGGGTGACATTGAGCCGCCGCGCCGCGCCGTCGAACGTGCCCGCGGTGAGCACGGCGTCTAGCGCGCGCAGCTGGTCCAGTTGCAGATCCACCTAAGCGATTCTAATGGTGCTGAAGAATCATTAGCTGGTCTGAAAATTGATGGTCTCTTACCGTCGACAGACGTGACGGCATCTTCCGCGGCACTGGCCGCCCTCTCCGGATTGGGCTTCGGGCTCTCGCTCATCGTGGCGATCGGCGCGCAGAACGCGTTCGTCCTGCGCCAGGGCGTGCGCGGGCAGCACGTGCTGCCGGTGATCGCGGTGTGCGCGGTGTCCGACATCGTGCTCATCGCGGCGGGCGTGGCCGGGTTCGGGGCCGTCGTCGAGGCCGTGCCCGCGGTGCTGGCCGTGGCGAGGTACGCGGGGGCGGCCTTCCTGCTCGGCTACGCGGTGCTGGCGGCGCGGCGGGCGCTGCGTTCGTCGTCGCTGATCGCCGATGCCGCGGGCGCCTCGGCGGCGGTGGGGGCCTCGGTGCTCACCTGCCTGGCGCTGACCTGGCTCAACCCGCACGTCTACCTGGACACCGTCGTACTGCTCGGCTCGTTCGCCGGCACCTACGCCGCGCCCGATCGCTGGTTCCTGGCCGGGGGCGCCATGCTGGCCAGCGTCGTCTGGTTCCTGGCGCTGGGCTACGGGGCGCGCAGGCTCGGCCCGTTGTTCGCGCGCCCGGCCGCGTGGCGGGTACTCGACGCGCTGATCGCGGTGGTCATGCTCACGCTGGCGGTCGGCCTGGTGCTGTCCTGAGCCGCGCTCAGGACTCGGCCCAGGGTTTCACCGGCGGCTTCACCCACAGCAGCTTCTCGTCGGCGTGGGAGCGCACCGCGGCGGTGTGCCCGGGATTGCGGGCCGCCCAGGCGTCCTTCCGGTCGAGCAGGTCCGCGACCACCTGCCAGGTCTCACCCGTGCTGGGTGGATTGGTGTCGGCGGCCCTGGCCAGCTTGCGCAACGTGGCCGCGGGCAGGGCGAGGAGTTCGGCGCCGTGGATGTCGCGGTCCCAGAGATAGGCGGCCAGTCGGCGGGCCTTGGCGACGCGGCTCGCGGTGGCCGCGTCGGAATGCGCGTGATCGGGTGCCTGATCGGCGCTGTCTGGCACCCGGCGATTCTACGACGAACGCCCGCGTCCCGGTCGGCGGAGACCGGGACGCGGGCGTTCACCCGTGGGATGGCTCAGTACGCGCTGTTGACGTTGTCCATCGAGCCGTAGCGGTGCGCGGCGT
It encodes the following:
- a CDS encoding GlxA family transcriptional regulator, whose amino-acid sequence is MPKDFSHPGLHRIAALVDVGSNPFELACMTEVFGIDRPEIGGLLYDFRLCAHQRAVPMRQDFFTMTGLAGLSLLDTADTVIVPNRPDTATLRDPAVLAAIARAHARGARLVGMCSGAFTLAEAGVLTGRTVALHWQWAPEFRRRFPETTVDDGVLFIDDGDILTSAGSAAALDLALHLVGRDHGSRVAAAVARRLVFAAHRRGGQRQFIERPVPRDPGPSLAATVEWAEQRATQPITVADLAAHACVSVATLHRRFRAELGCTPLAWLTARRLDHARGLLESGELPIEQVATASGLGTAVNLRTHLAAATGLTPTAYRRQFRTRPA
- a CDS encoding ArsR/SmtB family transcription factor, which codes for MKADFFKTLGHPVRIRVLELLSEREHAVSEMLPEVGVEAANLSQQLAILRRAGLVTARREGLSVTYELTSPRVKELLTVARAILTGVVAGQAELLENPTESTVA
- a CDS encoding LysR family transcriptional regulator ArgP, which produces MDLQLDQLRALDAVLTAGTFDGAARRLNVTPSAISQRIKALEEAAGRILVQRSKPVRATESGLAVLRLARQVELLAGDTARELGDADRPAGRPARIPIAVNADSLETWVLPALARVSGTICFELHREDEEHTTRLLRDGTVMAAITATATPVQGCKVEPLGAMRYQPLARPDFAEHWFPDDARPGSYARAPMIQFDRKDDLQFRHVRGRSPDPIDPPTHFVPSSNAFGDAVRLGMGWGMLPDLQTENDRAAGTLVNVDGRSRIDVPLYWQQWKLDSPALSATARAIAAAAADKLIQPEPPRRTVT
- a CDS encoding alpha/beta fold hydrolase codes for the protein MPLVSLDGIQLNYDVTGSGPVVLLVMGSGSPGRVWRTYQVPALVQAGFRVVTVDNRGIAPSAESAAGITMADLVGDTAALIEHLGAPAHVVGTSMGSRVVAELALARPELLGKAVMFAATARPHPVTSTLNRGEQALFDKGIQLPAEYAAAVKAMLNLSPHTLADPAKAQEWLDIFEFTSGKGTPGTRAQLGMDRSQDRREAYRRITVPSLVVGFADDQMVPPRFCREVAEAIPNARYAEIERCGHYGYLEQPDEINRLLVEFLAG
- a CDS encoding pirin family protein, yielding MPAITVDDIMVLPRLPRPDVTETQRPVRQIVTATRQREGAGFEVTRPFPSVDLRAADPFILLDQMGPVAYEPYEAKGAPWHPHRGFETVTYMLDGTMVHHDSQGGGGVISEGDTQWMTAGSGMLHDELPEEKLVISGGTFHGIQLWVNLPRANKFATPRYQDLRAGELTLVSSHDGGALVRVIAGELGGFAGPGSTYTPIAYAHASLVPGAQLETPWPKDYTAMAYVLSGTGTVGVDRRPISAGQLVVFGKGDAITLTADTSQHSSTGDLEVLLLGGIPLREPVIQYGPFVMNTREEIIEAMEDFQAGRMGTVPAEHRTGRRLGE
- a CDS encoding cupin domain-containing protein; the encoded protein is MCAWPQVRGAHLWHAHHDTDEFFLVLDGVLDIDLRAPDRRVTLRRNDTYVVPRGVEHRPSSADGATLLLFEPAGTLTTGDYTGEVPDHITATTGRALT
- a CDS encoding LysE/ArgO family amino acid transporter yields the protein MTASSAALAALSGLGFGLSLIVAIGAQNAFVLRQGVRGQHVLPVIAVCAVSDIVLIAAGVAGFGAVVEAVPAVLAVARYAGAAFLLGYAVLAARRALRSSSLIADAAGASAAVGASVLTCLALTWLNPHVYLDTVVLLGSFAGTYAAPDRWFLAGGAMLASVVWFLALGYGARRLGPLFARPAAWRVLDALIAVVMLTLAVGLVLS
- a CDS encoding MarR family winged helix-turn-helix transcriptional regulator, with amino-acid sequence MTRWLSDEEQQTWQAYIRMRQRLDAAINAGLAEHGLSMADYELMVPLSATPNGCMRAKELAGEVCWDKSRLSKQLARMAARGLVDRRPAEDDARGIVVSLTEAGRALLGRAAPEHVELVREVFVDRLTQRESTAIRSLSEKVIAASDNRTALPG